In Lampris incognitus isolate fLamInc1 chromosome 20, fLamInc1.hap2, whole genome shotgun sequence, one genomic interval encodes:
- the cth1 gene encoding cysteine three histidine 1, translated as MRMTPVTQGCPCSPVSVVIFQARDDDDFSLPPHRDEELDRLLSDQDSNGEGGLSIAEALLPLVDSLLPPLIPWVYSTRYKTELCTSYATSGFCRYAERCQFAHGLHELHVPFRHPKYKTELCRSYHTAGYCYYGPRCLFVHSPLEQRPACRRRRRRNVPCRTFRSYGVCPFGTRCNFLHVEGGDGDCGTEPPDSGEKTQLVSGPPLHQQAKAWKPRGALCHTFSSFGFCLYGTRCRFQHGLLSTLRQGSNPGQEVSPSPRPISRALSQSSDMFSSTSTSPPQSTSASPLTTPPVQPTVHNAFTFSTPHLSDLLLPVALQQLEGGQGGRGISETAERWG; from the coding sequence ATGCGGATGACCCCGGTGACGCAGGGTTGTCCATGCTCACCCGTATCTGTTGTGATCTTTCAGGCGAGGGATGACGACGACTTCTCCCTGCCCCCCCACCGAGACGAAGAGCTGGACCGCCTGCTGTCGGACCAGGATTCAAACGGAGAGGGCGGTCTATCCATAGCCGAGGCCCTCTTACCCTTGGTGGACTCGCTACTgcctcccctcatcccctgggtTTACTCCACCCGCTACAAGACGGAGCTGTGCACCAGCTACGCCACGTCGGGATTCTGCAGGTATGCCGAGCGCTGTCAGTTTGCCCACGGCCTCCACGAGCTTCACGTGCCCTTCCGACACCCCAAGTACAAGACGGAGCTGTGCCGCAGCTACCACACGGCCGGGTACTGCTACTACGGCCCCCGCTGCTTGTTTGTGCACAGCCCTCTGGAGCAGCGGCCtgcctgccgccgccgccgccgccgaaaCGTCCCCTGTCGCACCTTTCGCTCCTACGGGGTCTGTCCCTTCGGCACGCGCTGCAACTTCCTGCACGTCGAGGGTGGGGATGGGGACTGCGGCACGGAGCCACCGGACAGTGGCGAGAAAACGCAGCTCGTTTCCGGCCCGCCGCTCCACCAGCAGGCCAAGGCGTGGAAGCCACGTGGAGCCCTGTGCCACACCTTCAGCTCCTTCGGCTTCTGCCTCTACGGCACCCGCTGCCGCTTCCAGCACGGCCTTCTCAGCACTCTCCGACAGGGCTCCAACCCCGGCCAGGAGGTTTCCCCGTCCCCTCGGCCGATCAGTCGGGCGCTGTCCCAAAGCTCCGACATGTTCTCGTCCACCTCCACAAGCCCGCCACAATCCACCTCGGCCTCCCCGCTCACCACCCCGCCTGTTCAGCCTACTGTCCACAACGCGTTCACCTTCTCCACCCCGCACCTCAGCGACCTGCTGCTGCCCGTGGCCCTGCAGCAGCTGGAGGGGGGCCAGGGAGGGCGCGGCATCTCCGAGACCGCAGAGCGGTGGGGCTAG